In Pseudovibrio brasiliensis, one DNA window encodes the following:
- a CDS encoding class I SAM-dependent methyltransferase encodes MNEKVAHWNAVYDARQEEQLTWYENQPTLSYQLVISYLKLGQSFIDVGGGASKLTSILHAAGYGPLAVLDISSVVLEAGKERLGGVADDVEWISADVTKWTPESTYQVWHDRAVFHFLTNEQDQKAYIDALVKSVPVGGIAIISTFAEDGPEKCSGLPVQRYSSQSLNEKLEALAPGVFEQIATQEHTHITPKKNQQKFQTSVFKRVA; translated from the coding sequence ATGAACGAGAAAGTTGCACATTGGAACGCGGTTTATGATGCCCGCCAGGAAGAGCAGCTGACATGGTATGAAAACCAGCCAACCCTGTCTTATCAACTCGTTATCAGCTATCTCAAACTGGGCCAGAGCTTCATTGATGTGGGCGGTGGCGCCTCCAAGCTGACGAGCATTCTGCACGCCGCTGGCTATGGTCCGCTCGCGGTTCTGGACATCTCCTCAGTGGTGCTGGAAGCCGGCAAAGAGCGTCTGGGCGGCGTGGCCGATGATGTGGAGTGGATCAGCGCCGATGTCACCAAATGGACACCAGAGAGCACCTATCAGGTCTGGCATGACCGCGCGGTCTTTCATTTCCTCACCAACGAGCAGGACCAGAAAGCCTATATAGATGCGTTGGTTAAGTCCGTTCCTGTTGGTGGCATCGCCATCATTTCCACTTTTGCGGAAGACGGACCGGAGAAGTGTTCCGGTCTTCCTGTTCAGCGCTATTCTTCCCAGTCCCTAAACGAAAAACTGGAAGCACTTGCTCCGGGTGTTTTTGAGCAGATTGCAACGCAGGAACACACCCATATTACGCCGAAGAAAAACCAGCAAAAATTCCAGACAAGCGTGTTCAAGCGCGTAGCGTAA
- a CDS encoding alpha/beta hydrolase, translating into MPERKKLESNLDKVEVRQVEFECHGEKLHGDLYLPKKRPPFGKLPGVVVTGAWTSVKEQMAGLYASELAMRGFVALAFDFRGWGLSAHDGKTKYLEDPARKTDDIRAAIDFMGRCPDVDPDRICGLGICASAGYMSAATGGNRHVHSLALVAPWLHNSEIVSEVYGGAEGVSELLKVGRDALIHEEPRYIVAASKVDETALMFDVEYYTEEERGLIPEFDNKFNLASWEAWLTFDGVHTAEKQNQPTLIVHSEAAAIPKGAREFARRMGDRATTLWFEDVTQFDFYDKAQPIDRALEAVAEHFLSTM; encoded by the coding sequence ATGCCTGAGCGGAAGAAACTTGAGAGCAATCTGGATAAGGTGGAAGTGCGGCAGGTGGAGTTTGAGTGCCACGGCGAAAAGCTGCATGGGGATCTCTATCTTCCTAAAAAACGACCGCCTTTTGGCAAACTTCCCGGCGTTGTCGTGACCGGCGCATGGACTTCGGTGAAAGAGCAAATGGCCGGGCTTTACGCCTCAGAGCTGGCCATGCGCGGGTTCGTGGCGCTTGCGTTCGACTTCCGCGGCTGGGGGCTTTCTGCTCATGACGGCAAGACCAAGTATCTGGAAGACCCGGCCCGCAAAACCGACGATATCCGTGCGGCGATCGACTTTATGGGCCGCTGCCCAGATGTCGACCCCGACAGAATTTGTGGCCTCGGCATCTGTGCATCTGCGGGGTATATGAGCGCGGCAACGGGTGGAAACAGGCATGTGCATTCGTTGGCCTTGGTCGCGCCTTGGTTACATAATTCCGAAATTGTTTCAGAGGTTTATGGTGGTGCGGAAGGCGTCAGCGAACTGCTGAAGGTTGGTCGGGATGCCCTGATCCACGAAGAGCCTCGCTACATCGTCGCAGCCAGCAAAGTGGACGAAACGGCGCTGATGTTCGACGTGGAGTACTACACTGAGGAAGAGCGCGGTCTGATCCCCGAGTTCGACAACAAGTTCAACCTGGCCTCCTGGGAAGCGTGGTTGACGTTTGATGGTGTACACACCGCTGAAAAGCAGAACCAGCCAACCCTGATCGTGCACAGTGAAGCGGCGGCCATCCCGAAAGGTGCACGGGAGTTTGCGCGGCGGATGGGCGACAGAGCGACGACGCTTTGGTTTGAGGATGTGACGCAGTTTGACTTTTACGACAAGGCCCAACCCATTGATCGCGCATTGGAAGCTGTTGCCGAGCACTTCCTTTCAACGATGTGA
- a CDS encoding nuclear transport factor 2 family protein, with translation MSDPSEFELAKDVAAITSVIEGVVNCFDRGDYESLATLYSDHVEMDYSSLFGGTAHKKTREQQLMDWAGFLPGFDLVRHSLADFNVRIEEGVAITTCSVVGQLYLGEKVWEVEGLYQFRLHKRSNHWRIFKQRFVLKTENGNGDIVETAKDRAKGHPPPFVKRRKAQAAVVRFLKALENKDMDALADVWSEKAVQDMPYSPDGFPDVVEGKSNLIKHYSAWPENAGEADFTSNLKFYPMMSPEWVFAEFTGEVEILTTGREYNQIYGGLFHVPHGKIQYYREYFNPEPFRFAYDIEEGKEPDSFPTSEP, from the coding sequence ATGAGTGACCCCTCCGAATTTGAACTGGCCAAGGATGTCGCCGCCATAACCTCGGTTATTGAAGGCGTGGTCAACTGTTTTGATCGGGGAGATTATGAGAGCCTCGCCACGCTCTACAGCGATCACGTGGAGATGGATTACAGCTCTTTGTTTGGCGGCACCGCACACAAGAAGACCCGGGAACAACAGCTGATGGACTGGGCAGGTTTTCTGCCGGGTTTCGATCTTGTCCGTCATTCCCTTGCTGACTTCAACGTACGCATTGAAGAAGGCGTCGCGATCACCACTTGCTCTGTGGTGGGGCAGCTTTATCTGGGTGAGAAGGTCTGGGAGGTAGAAGGCCTCTATCAGTTCCGCTTGCACAAACGCAGCAACCACTGGCGCATTTTCAAACAACGCTTTGTTTTGAAAACCGAAAACGGTAACGGCGACATTGTTGAAACCGCAAAGGACCGCGCCAAAGGCCACCCTCCTCCGTTCGTAAAACGCCGCAAGGCACAGGCTGCTGTTGTTCGGTTCTTAAAGGCCTTAGAGAACAAGGATATGGACGCGCTGGCGGACGTGTGGTCGGAGAAGGCCGTGCAGGACATGCCTTATTCGCCCGATGGTTTTCCGGATGTGGTGGAGGGCAAGAGCAACCTCATCAAGCACTACAGCGCCTGGCCGGAAAATGCGGGAGAAGCGGATTTCACATCCAACCTCAAATTCTACCCCATGATGTCGCCGGAATGGGTGTTTGCAGAGTTCACCGGAGAAGTGGAGATCCTGACGACAGGGCGGGAGTACAATCAGATCTATGGCGGTTTGTTTCATGTACCCCATGGCAAGATTCAGTATTATCGCGAGTACTTTAATCCCGAACCCTTCCGCTTTGCCTATGACATTGAAGAGGGAAAAGAGCCGGACAGCTTCCCAACCAGCGAACCTTGA
- a CDS encoding SDR family NAD(P)-dependent oxidoreductase yields MARRALITGGNRGIGYAIAKGLKKEGLEVIIGSRNAEAGAEAAKEIGCGHVQLDVADLRSIEQAYDDIGVIDVLVNNAGVLYEEPMLENPRQFEQSMQVMVHGPYHMIRRAAPSMIDRQYGRIVNMSSEWGSFAEGLGGPGAYGVAKAALNALTLALSRELPSCVKINSMCPGWVQTRMGGSAATRTPEQGAETAIWLATLPEAGPNGGFFSDHHPMDW; encoded by the coding sequence ATGGCCAGACGTGCGTTGATTACCGGTGGTAACAGAGGCATTGGGTATGCCATCGCAAAAGGATTGAAGAAAGAAGGCCTTGAGGTCATCATCGGCTCGCGCAATGCAGAAGCGGGTGCTGAAGCGGCCAAAGAGATCGGCTGCGGACATGTGCAGCTGGATGTGGCCGATCTGCGCTCTATCGAGCAAGCCTATGATGATATTGGGGTTATTGACGTTCTGGTGAACAATGCGGGCGTGCTTTACGAAGAGCCTATGCTTGAAAATCCGCGCCAGTTTGAACAGAGCATGCAGGTGATGGTGCATGGTCCCTATCACATGATACGACGCGCAGCGCCTTCCATGATCGACCGGCAATACGGGCGGATTGTGAACATGAGCTCTGAATGGGGTTCATTCGCTGAAGGACTAGGCGGACCTGGAGCTTACGGTGTCGCCAAAGCTGCGCTGAACGCGTTGACGTTAGCGCTTTCCCGCGAACTGCCATCTTGCGTCAAGATCAACTCCATGTGCCCCGGCTGGGTTCAAACTCGCATGGGCGGCAGCGCTGCGACACGCACACCTGAGCAAGGCGCAGAAACGGCGATTTGGTTGGCGACCCTACCGGAGGCTGGACCAAACGGTGGCTTCTTCAGCGATCACCATCCAATGGATTGGTAA
- a CDS encoding UDP-glucuronic acid decarboxylase family protein, giving the protein MFSLDDRRRILVTGGSGFLGSYLSEKLLEAGHEVLCLDNFFTGTRMNVEHLLDHKRFELLRHDVCQPLFVEVDEIYNLACPASPVHYQFDPVQTTKTSVLGAINMLGLAKRVKAKILQASTSEIYGDPQVHPQPEEYWGNVNPIGVRSCYDEGKRCAETLFYDYYRQNNINIRVMRIFNTYGPRMHPNDGRVVSNFIMQALMNKPITLYGDGMQTRSFCYRDDLVDGMIKLMNAPDHISMPINIGNPKEFTIKQLAELVLELTGSKSRIIREPLPQDDPLQRKPDITRARDYLGWRPTTELREGLGKTIQYFEQLLSKHGEAEAVKLIPAE; this is encoded by the coding sequence ATGTTCTCACTTGATGATCGGCGCAGAATTCTTGTGACAGGTGGATCCGGCTTTCTCGGCTCCTATCTCAGTGAGAAGCTTTTGGAAGCGGGACACGAGGTGTTGTGTCTGGACAACTTCTTCACCGGCACTCGCATGAATGTGGAGCACCTGCTGGACCACAAGCGGTTTGAGCTGCTGCGCCACGATGTGTGTCAGCCGCTGTTTGTGGAAGTGGACGAGATCTATAACCTCGCCTGCCCAGCCTCTCCCGTGCATTACCAGTTCGATCCTGTGCAGACCACCAAGACCAGCGTGCTGGGTGCTATCAATATGCTGGGGCTTGCCAAGCGGGTGAAGGCCAAGATCCTGCAGGCCTCGACCTCGGAGATTTACGGCGACCCGCAGGTTCACCCGCAGCCGGAAGAGTACTGGGGGAATGTGAATCCCATCGGCGTACGCTCTTGTTATGACGAGGGAAAACGCTGCGCCGAAACGCTGTTTTACGATTACTACCGGCAAAACAACATCAACATCCGGGTCATGCGCATCTTCAACACCTATGGGCCACGCATGCACCCCAATGATGGGCGCGTGGTGTCCAACTTCATCATGCAGGCGCTCATGAACAAGCCCATCACGCTGTATGGCGATGGCATGCAAACCCGGTCGTTCTGTTATCGCGATGATCTGGTAGATGGCATGATCAAGCTGATGAACGCACCCGATCATATTTCCATGCCGATCAACATCGGCAATCCCAAGGAATTCACCATCAAGCAACTTGCGGAGCTTGTGCTGGAGCTAACCGGATCCAAGTCCCGGATCATCAGGGAGCCACTTCCGCAGGATGATCCACTTCAGCGCAAACCTGATATCACCCGCGCTAGAGATTATCTGGGGTGGCGTCCAACCACAGAACTGCGGGAAGGGCTGGGCAAGACGATCCAGTATTTTGAGCAGCTCCTCTCCAAACACGGAGAAGCCGAGGCGGTGAAGCTGATCCCAGCCGAATAG
- a CDS encoding benzoate/H(+) symporter BenE family transporter, translated as MNTSFSASATSAGILSAFVGFASSFAIVLHGLSGVGATAEQATSGLMALAIAMGLCGIVFSLWKRIPISVAWSTPSAALLATSGLPEGGFAAAVGAFVFAGVLVVITGLWKPLRRIVGLIPVTLAQAMLAGVILPLCLVPFEAVAEIPALALPVVIAWFIAGQVNKLLAVPAALLAFLVVLYFHADTSALGSLEVVQAPVFVMPEFSWAALIGIGIPIYIVTMASQNIPGVSILRSFGYQPVPGPLFSWTGVGSVLSAPFGGHGISLAAITAAICANEDAHKDPAKRYWAAVVAGVVYIVFGVFSAGFVGVVELAPRILIGGVAGLALIGTLTVSVQGMLKEAEGREPAILTFLITASGLSFFGIGAAFWGLLVGMGLKFWMDWKQRGLQVEQATKKA; from the coding sequence ATGAATACCTCCTTTTCGGCTAGTGCTACCAGCGCTGGTATTCTCTCCGCATTCGTTGGTTTTGCCAGTTCTTTTGCCATTGTTTTGCACGGCCTGAGCGGAGTTGGCGCAACCGCTGAACAGGCAACCTCCGGATTGATGGCACTCGCAATCGCCATGGGCTTGTGCGGTATCGTCTTCAGCCTTTGGAAGCGCATCCCGATCTCTGTGGCATGGTCCACGCCAAGCGCAGCTCTGCTGGCGACCTCAGGATTGCCTGAGGGCGGTTTTGCGGCGGCTGTGGGTGCGTTTGTGTTTGCAGGTGTGCTCGTGGTCATCACAGGGCTTTGGAAGCCTCTGAGGCGCATTGTGGGGCTTATCCCGGTCACGCTTGCACAAGCGATGCTGGCAGGCGTAATCCTGCCACTGTGTCTGGTGCCATTCGAGGCCGTCGCCGAGATCCCTGCTCTTGCGCTGCCTGTTGTCATCGCGTGGTTTATCGCCGGTCAGGTCAATAAGCTTCTCGCGGTTCCGGCGGCTTTACTGGCATTTCTTGTGGTACTGTACTTCCACGCGGATACTTCGGCTCTTGGATCGCTTGAAGTGGTGCAAGCCCCTGTTTTCGTTATGCCAGAGTTCTCCTGGGCTGCGCTGATTGGCATCGGTATCCCGATTTACATCGTGACCATGGCTTCGCAGAACATTCCGGGTGTCTCCATTCTGCGGTCCTTCGGTTATCAGCCTGTTCCGGGGCCATTGTTCAGCTGGACTGGCGTAGGCTCGGTTCTCAGCGCACCGTTTGGTGGGCATGGGATCAGTCTGGCGGCTATTACAGCTGCGATCTGCGCCAATGAAGATGCGCACAAAGACCCCGCTAAGCGCTACTGGGCTGCTGTGGTTGCGGGCGTTGTCTATATCGTGTTTGGTGTATTTTCAGCTGGTTTTGTAGGTGTTGTCGAACTGGCTCCGCGCATACTGATCGGCGGTGTGGCAGGGCTTGCGCTGATTGGTACGCTGACCGTTTCGGTACAAGGCATGCTGAAAGAGGCTGAAGGTAGAGAGCCCGCGATCCTGACATTCCTGATCACAGCTTCCGGCCTGTCGTTCTTCGGCATTGGCGCTGCATTCTGGGGACTGCTGGTCGGTATGGGCCTGAAGTTCTGGATGGACTGGAAGCAGCGCGGCCTGCAAGTTGAACAGGCCACGAAGAAAGCCTGA
- a CDS encoding GFA family protein, which produces MRETHKGSCLCGTVQFEIQATFKKFFFCHCSHCRKGTGSAHGSNLFAFDADFTCSAGEEAIKSYNVPSSRHRRSFCESCGSPVPTYDRENSFIVVPAGSLDTPVSAEPTAHIFMGSKANWDEKLEDVTKFDELPK; this is translated from the coding sequence ATGCGCGAAACACATAAAGGCTCCTGCCTGTGCGGGACCGTTCAGTTTGAGATTCAAGCCACTTTCAAAAAGTTCTTCTTTTGCCATTGCAGCCATTGCCGGAAGGGAACCGGTTCTGCTCATGGTTCCAATCTCTTTGCATTCGATGCTGATTTCACCTGCAGCGCTGGGGAAGAAGCCATTAAGTCCTACAATGTCCCGTCCAGCCGCCATCGCAGAAGCTTCTGCGAGAGCTGCGGCTCTCCGGTCCCCACCTATGACCGCGAGAACAGCTTTATCGTCGTTCCGGCAGGATCCTTAGACACACCTGTGTCAGCGGAACCAACTGCGCACATCTTCATGGGCAGTAAAGCCAACTGGGATGAGAAGCTGGAAGACGTGACCAAGTTTGACGAGTTGCCCAAGTAA
- a CDS encoding ATP-binding cassette domain-containing protein, with the protein MLSTKEPILSVRDMRVEFKIKKQNALPWHQPDILRAVKGVSFDLAEGETLGIVGESGCGKSTLARAIIRMIPSQGGEVFWQGRDLMKMNEKELLGIRKEIQMIFQDPLASLNPRLTAGQIIAEPLKTHYPNTSKDEVKKRVRELMEKVGLSARMINRYPHEFSGGQCQRIGIARALITNPKMIICDEPVSALDVSVQAQVVNLLMDLQKELGLSLLFIAHDLSVVKHISNRIMVLEFGDIAEIGDAHDVIHNPQSPYTKELINAVPIPDPIAERKRIAERRAAEANAQ; encoded by the coding sequence ATTTTGAGCACGAAAGAGCCAATCTTATCCGTTCGCGACATGCGGGTGGAATTCAAAATCAAGAAGCAAAATGCTCTGCCTTGGCATCAGCCAGACATTCTGCGTGCGGTTAAAGGTGTGTCCTTTGATCTGGCAGAAGGTGAAACCCTCGGTATTGTGGGTGAATCCGGCTGTGGCAAGTCGACACTCGCCCGTGCGATCATTCGCATGATCCCGTCTCAGGGCGGCGAAGTGTTCTGGCAGGGCCGCGACCTGATGAAGATGAACGAGAAGGAACTGCTGGGTATCCGCAAGGAAATCCAGATGATTTTCCAGGACCCTCTCGCGTCTTTGAACCCACGTCTGACTGCCGGGCAGATCATCGCCGAGCCGCTAAAGACGCACTATCCGAACACATCCAAAGATGAAGTGAAGAAGCGCGTTCGTGAGCTGATGGAGAAAGTGGGCCTGTCCGCCCGCATGATCAACCGCTATCCGCACGAGTTCTCTGGCGGTCAGTGTCAGCGTATCGGCATCGCTCGCGCGCTGATCACCAATCCAAAGATGATCATCTGCGACGAGCCGGTATCTGCGCTTGATGTGTCTGTTCAGGCGCAGGTTGTGAACCTGCTGATGGATCTGCAGAAAGAGCTGGGGCTGTCCCTGCTGTTCATTGCGCACGATCTCAGCGTGGTCAAACACATCAGTAACCGCATCATGGTTCTGGAGTTTGGTGATATCGCAGAAATCGGTGATGCTCACGATGTGATCCACAACCCGCAGAGCCCTTACACCAAAGAGCTCATCAACGCGGTGCCGATCCCGGATCCAATCGCAGAACGCAAGCGTATTGCAGAGCGCCGTGCGGCGGAAGCAAACGCCCAGTAA
- a CDS encoding ATP-binding cassette domain-containing protein has product MALLDIQNLRITYDTPDGLVEAVRNVNLTIDKGETLAIVGESGSGKSQTAFATMGLLPHNAQVSGSIKYQGQEVIGLSHEEMNKLRSNEIAMIFQDPMTSLNPYLRISDQMSETLIYNSPDGKRMKKKDAIAECVRMLEAVKIPNAKNRIHLYPHEFSGGMRQRVMIAMSLLCRPKLLIADEPTTALDVTVQARIMDLLVELQEEFHMAIVLITHNLGIVAGSCERTMVMYKGEVMEQGSTVDIFGKPSHPYTKGLLSAVPRLDQDEDRLMTLDRSFESQMAEG; this is encoded by the coding sequence GTGGCACTTCTGGATATCCAAAACCTACGGATCACCTACGACACTCCTGACGGATTGGTGGAAGCCGTAAGAAACGTAAACCTGACGATCGACAAGGGCGAGACTCTTGCGATCGTGGGTGAATCCGGATCTGGTAAAAGCCAGACCGCCTTCGCAACCATGGGGCTTTTGCCGCATAACGCGCAGGTTTCCGGATCAATCAAGTATCAGGGACAGGAAGTTATCGGCCTTTCTCATGAGGAGATGAACAAGCTTCGCTCCAATGAGATCGCGATGATCTTCCAGGATCCGATGACCTCCCTGAACCCATACCTGCGCATTTCAGACCAGATGTCTGAGACGCTGATCTACAACTCGCCAGACGGCAAACGCATGAAAAAGAAAGATGCGATTGCTGAATGCGTGCGTATGCTGGAAGCGGTGAAGATCCCGAATGCAAAGAACCGCATTCACCTTTACCCTCATGAGTTCTCCGGTGGTATGCGCCAGCGTGTGATGATCGCGATGTCTCTGCTCTGCCGTCCGAAACTGCTGATTGCAGATGAGCCAACAACGGCACTCGATGTGACTGTTCAGGCGCGCATCATGGATCTTCTGGTGGAGCTTCAGGAAGAGTTCCACATGGCGATTGTTCTGATCACCCATAACCTTGGCATCGTGGCGGGCTCCTGTGAGCGCACTATGGTGATGTACAAGGGTGAGGTGATGGAGCAGGGCTCTACCGTTGATATCTTCGGCAAGCCAAGCCATCCATACACCAAAGGTCTGCTGAGTGCTGTTCCTCGCCTGGATCAGGACGAAGACCGCTTGATGACGCTAGATCGTAGCTTTGAATCCCAAATGGCGGAGGGCTAA
- a CDS encoding ABC transporter permease subunit: MMVDVQKMEQLADNLAAQDEVQGRSLFADARRRFLKNKAALVSLIILIGVLAFSTFGHMIAAWSNEEIDWGVLGQIAELGAPSIENGHYFGADELGRDLFARVVQGTQISLMVGVIGALIAVVVGTLYGAIAGYTGGKVDNVMMRIVDILQSIPYMFVLILLLVVFGRSIFMLFVGIGLISWLDMSRIARGQTLTLKNKEFVEAAIATGVKPLTIILRHIVPNLLGVVVVYATLLVPQMILTESFISFLGLGVQEPNTSWGALIAEGAGTMQYGTLWQLAFPMFFFIITLFSFFFIGDGLRDALDPKDR; the protein is encoded by the coding sequence ATGATGGTAGATGTTCAAAAAATGGAGCAGCTGGCAGATAATCTGGCTGCTCAGGATGAGGTGCAAGGTCGTTCGCTCTTCGCAGATGCGCGCCGCCGCTTCCTCAAAAACAAAGCTGCTCTTGTCAGCCTGATCATTCTTATTGGCGTTCTCGCATTTTCCACCTTCGGTCATATGATCGCTGCATGGTCTAACGAAGAAATCGACTGGGGTGTTCTGGGTCAGATTGCTGAGCTTGGTGCTCCAAGCATTGAAAATGGCCACTACTTTGGGGCTGACGAACTTGGCCGCGATTTGTTTGCGCGTGTTGTTCAGGGTACCCAGATCTCTCTGATGGTCGGCGTGATCGGCGCTCTGATCGCAGTGGTCGTTGGCACTCTTTACGGTGCAATTGCTGGCTACACCGGCGGTAAGGTCGACAACGTGATGATGCGTATCGTCGATATTCTGCAGTCCATCCCTTACATGTTCGTTCTGATCCTCTTGTTGGTTGTGTTCGGGCGTTCCATCTTCATGCTCTTCGTGGGTATTGGCCTGATTTCCTGGCTGGACATGTCCCGTATTGCACGTGGTCAGACCCTGACGCTGAAGAACAAGGAGTTCGTGGAAGCTGCTATCGCTACGGGCGTTAAGCCACTCACGATCATTCTTCGTCATATCGTGCCGAACCTGCTGGGCGTTGTTGTTGTGTACGCGACCCTTCTGGTTCCGCAGATGATCCTGACCGAGAGCTTCATTTCCTTCCTTGGTCTGGGTGTTCAGGAGCCGAACACCAGCTGGGGTGCATTGATCGCGGAAGGCGCGGGAACCATGCAGTATGGCACTTTGTGGCAGCTGGCATTCCCAATGTTCTTCTTCATCATCACTCTGTTCAGCTTTTTCTTTATCGGTGACGGTCTGCGCGATGCGCTTGACCCTAAAGACCGGTAG
- the oppB gene encoding oligopeptide ABC transporter permease OppB produces MLSYILRRVAIAVPTLLLLIVISFLLMHAAPGGPFTSERPLPPAVLANIEAKYGLNSPIYVQIINYIGGIITEFDFGPSFKYKDRSVNDIIANGFPVTLTYGFLSFAVAVLVGGALGIAAALKQNSWLDYFAVGVSIGAQVLPNFVMAPILVLTFTLWLGWLPGGGWNDGQWNHLILPVIALSTSYMASVARLTRSSMLEVLHTNFIRTAMAKGLPYRVIIFKHALKPALLPVMSYLGPAFVSMITGSVIIDMYFSTGGIGQFYVNSALNRDYAVMMGITILVGGLTILFNLIVDILYAWVDPKIRY; encoded by the coding sequence ATGCTCAGCTACATCCTACGAAGAGTGGCGATTGCAGTGCCAACATTGCTGCTGCTCATAGTCATCTCATTTCTGCTCATGCATGCGGCACCCGGCGGCCCATTCACATCCGAGCGCCCGCTCCCTCCTGCGGTTCTTGCAAACATTGAGGCCAAGTACGGCCTGAACAGTCCAATATACGTTCAGATCATCAACTATATTGGTGGAATTATTACGGAATTCGACTTCGGCCCATCCTTTAAATACAAGGACCGGAGTGTTAACGACATCATTGCAAATGGCTTCCCGGTCACTCTGACCTATGGTTTCCTGTCATTCGCTGTGGCTGTCCTGGTTGGAGGCGCGCTTGGTATCGCAGCAGCGCTCAAACAGAACAGCTGGCTTGACTACTTTGCAGTTGGTGTTTCTATCGGCGCACAGGTACTGCCTAACTTCGTTATGGCACCAATCCTCGTTCTCACCTTCACCCTGTGGCTTGGCTGGTTGCCAGGCGGTGGCTGGAACGACGGCCAGTGGAACCATTTGATCCTGCCTGTGATCGCCCTTTCGACCAGTTATATGGCTTCGGTCGCCCGTTTGACCCGCTCTTCCATGCTGGAAGTGCTGCATACAAACTTTATTCGCACAGCGATGGCGAAAGGCTTGCCATACAGGGTTATCATCTTCAAGCACGCTCTTAAGCCTGCCCTACTGCCAGTCATGTCTTATCTCGGCCCTGCGTTCGTTTCCATGATCACAGGTTCTGTTATCATCGACATGTACTTCTCTACTGGTGGTATTGGTCAGTTCTACGTGAACTCTGCACTCAACCGAGACTATGCAGTGATGATGGGTATCACCATCCTCGTTGGCGGTCTCACCATTCTCTTCAATCTCATTGTCGACATCCTGTATGCATGGGTCGACCCGAAGATTAGATACTGA